The genomic interval AAAGGCCAAAAAGCTAGTTGCCAGAAGATCCCGCGTCCGCGGCAACAATCACATGAATTATTAGAGGCATTACAGATAAAGTTGCCAGAAGTATTGCCAAGCCGGAACATACGGGTAGTCACTAGAAAAAAGCTTGCTGTTCGGCGTAAAAGTCAATAAATATAAGGCTTTTACGGCACTTTTGTTTTTTGACTTGGGGTGAACATCCGTTTTAATGGTTCGAGGATTGATATGTTTTTTGTGCAATGATTTTTAAGCAGTTCCTGGGTCTTTCGATCTGATGGGCCTGTAGATACCTTGTTTCTATTCTTCTTGAGATGTTCGAGGTGTCAATTAGAGGTTGGGCGAAGCACACCCAACAAAAAAAGGCATTGATGGATTCTATCCGCTTAACCCATCCTTACCACCCGGCTCAGCACGGCGTGCTTGTGTTCGCGTATGAGGTATTCGATGATATATCGTTGGAACTTCTTTCCCGGTCGTTCAAACATGATTGATCAGTTTTCCTGTCTATCCTCATCCTGTTCAACAAATATTTTAACTACGCGTCCGTTTTCGTAATAAACCAGTGGAGTATGCGTCTGTTTGGCTATTTCCCTTGCTCTTTTTGCCGCTCTTAGCAATGCAGCTTCTACATTCTCAAGGTCTTTGTCATGAATCTGTCTCTTTTTTCCATTCATCTCTTTTCTCCTTCTTCAAGCAGTTTTGGCGTTCTGCCTGAGTTGTCGTAAAGAATCCAGGTATCTACCAACTGCTTGTAAATGTGGTAAAAATTAAACCATCCCTTTCCAAACCGTCGTCTGATAATCTCTTCAGGCACATTATGGCCACCCTGCAAAACCCTCCCTTTTACCCGTTCAATGGCAATCTTTACATCATGAAGACTCAGAAATATCAACTTTACCGTGTATCCCCTCTTTTGCCATTCGGGTATCATTTGTGCATATATTTTACCGCTAAGTGTTGTTTCAAAGGCAAAGCCATCATTACGAAGCAGGTGCGTTTTAATTTCTTCATACATCAGCCTGCCCGCACGGAAAGCTGCATGTTCAGGGAAAAAAGGAGAAAGCCCTGCAGCTATCAAATCAGCATTAACAAAGATGGGACAGCCCGCCTCATTCGGCAGAAACTCTTTGGCAAACGTGGTCTTTCCTGCCCCGTTAGGTCCGGCAATGATAACGATATTCTTTTTTTTTACCATGTTGATCCTTTAAACCATTTTCGGTAATCCGTCGCTTTCCCGTTACACATTTGTGGATGATCGATTTACGATATTGTGCAAGTGTAGGGATTTTATTGCGGAAATTCTGGCGGAAATTCTGAGGACACCATACGTAATATTAGGAATCTTCACTTTTCTTTTGTGGTACCAGGCTTCTGCCGGCGTAGTATGCTCCTGGGACTACCACACGAGCGATCCTAGCTAGCGGGGAATCTTAACCGTTTTTCAACACTGAGTCAATAATTAAGTACGGTGTCCCCTGAATTAAATGATTTTCAAGCAGTTCCTGAGTCTTTCGATCTGATGGGTCTGTAGATACCTTGTTTCTATTCTTCTTGAGAAGTTCAGAGTTGATCAAAGATTAAGTAAGGCACTGTCCAAAAATAATTTGGTATTTTTATTAATTTAGTTAAGTGAAATTGTATAATTCCAATCTGGCAAGACACTGTGTTTGTTTATGTTTATTTCTTTCATTTGGTCATCAGTGATTTTGATTCCTTTTTGGTATTCTTTCTCGTTAAGAATGGTTTGTACGAGAAGACCCGCTGTTGTTGTAGTGCCAGCAATTAAACTTAGCATAACATCATAAGACCTCAAAGGATTCCCCTCCCAATTTTTACTGATAAAACTAAACAGACGATGTTCTACCGGATTCCATTTTGATGCTCCTGAGGGATAGTGGCAAATCCTGATGGAGAGTCCGTAAACTTTACAAATATTTTGATAAAGCGCATATTTCCACAACCGGGGACGAAATCCGTTGCTCCCTCCTGCGTCACAAAGAATAAGGAGTTCTTTTGCGCATGGATACCTCTTCCAACCAAATTCATCCAGCCAAATCTTAATTGACTCGACTGCAAATTCCGGTGTGTCATAGGACGTACCAACAATAACTGTCCCTAAATTAGTCAGCAATTCATAGATACCAAACGGACATCCAACACCAATTGCCTGAGAACGAAAATCATGGGCCAAAACTTCATTTACTATTTTTGTCCACGCCTTGCCCTCATTTCTGAAATTACCTATCAATTCCTTTTTCTTACTGTCAACACTGATTATTGGCTGACCAGAATCTTCAAAATACTTTTTTGTCTCATTAATAATTTCAAACTGTCTATTACGGTCCGGATGACGTGTCTCTGCTATCGTTTTGCGATTTACTCTCAGAGAATAATCCATGTCCTTAAGAAGCCTGCTAACTGTTGTTGCACATACGCTTACACCTCTATCACCGCATTCTTTTTTTAGAGTACGTGTGCTTCTTCTCGTCCATATTTTTCCTTTACCCATTGGGTCTCCTGCAGTATCGCCCTCCATCAATTCTTCAAGAAGTTTTACCACATCAGTTTTTTTTTAATCGAAGAACGACCTGCACCGACCTTACGTATCCGTCCCGGTGTAATGTTCTTACTCGAAAGTTCCCGACGCCCCTTGTCAATTGTTTTTACATTTATGCCGGTTAGCTGTGAAAGTCTTAAATCGCCGCCATGTCCCAGTTTCATTGATTCTAAACCAAGATAAAGCCGTTTCTGCCTTTCATCAAGTATGGAAAGAAATGTCTGCAGGCAATCCGTAACCACTTCACTCCCAAAGCCGGGAATTAATACCTTTTCTTCCTTACAAGCACACAACATGATTGACTGTTTACGTCTGGCGAGTTGATCCGTACCTAACACCTTGGAGATATACAAATATTCTCCGGCAATCTGCTCGCGCAAGACCCTTCCAGATACCACTAATTGAGTCAGTGCATTAAAGACTCGCACATGTACCAGCGTTTGAAGCTCCGAGGCAAAATAACCTTCCTGGGATTTATTAATGATGGCCTCGAGAGTATCTACAAGACTTCCTTGTTGAGAAAAATATATTTGATTGAAACTCCAAATGCCATATTTATTATAGCTTGCAAGTGTATCCAGTGTATGGTATTTGCCCGCATGGGAATAACTCGCACGATGTCCGAGCGATTTTAGCTTCCTGAAAACCGTTGCTTTTGAAGTCGTTCCCAAAGCTTCTTTGATACTGTCCAGAGTTAAAACGACATCCCTGCTGAATAGTCCCAAGAGCTTGCGATGAGAATACTTAGCTAAACGCATAATGATATCATTAGGATTAATACGCCGGATAAAATACCACTTAATCCTAATGTTATCATAATGGCTGGAGGGTGTCAATGCCTATATTTACTAGTTGTAACGGCTATTACCGTGACATACACAAAGACACTACAACGATACTATTGGTACTATACAATACCATGTTATTTGTGGTCGCTCCCTAAGTTAGTGAAGCCTGTCCTGAGTTTATCGAGGGGTGAAGCAGACCCATCAATCACATTTTCATTTATTTTGATGGGTTCGCGCCAATTAACCCATCCTTGATTGAGTTAATAATTAAGCATGGTGTCCCTTAATATCCTTATTAATAGATTGCCAATTGAAAAATGAAGGTCCCTGCTGACTCAAGAATTGTGTAGGGTCAAGGAATGGCGAGTTGCATTAGGTATCCCCTTGGCTGTTGCTGCCGTTTCCAGCTTTGTGCCCGTTTAGGTTCTCCATAGCACTTTTCCATCCCCTGCCACATCAAACCGTACGTGAGGCTTCGTCGTGAGCTCAGCCGAACGGTTTTCCCTCATACGGCTTCCCTGCTCCCTTCTCAGCAAGGCATTATACACCTATCGATATGGAGCAGCTTTCGGGTAGATATATCCCCTTACTCCACCGCTTCCAGCCGAAACCACTCAGTGCTTGTCAGTCTTCGCCTTGATGTATATCTTCCTCCTCAGTTCCTGCAGACTTATAGAAGCATTTGTCATTCTTCCCTGCCTCACCGCTAAAGAAAGATTTAGAATACAGCAGATCCCCTTCGCTCCGGCAAGGTTATGCTGTCCTTGCCATCTCCACTACTACGGGCTCATCCGCCACCCTCTTGCCTGTCAGTCTACTTCGCCCTTCGACTTATAAGGCTTACATTCGCTCCTGATATTTCTATCAGGGACAAGGAGGGTTTCCCCAGTTGATACTGCTCCCTTCTATCCGTGTCGCCGCTGATACCCCGCCACCGTTCTTTTACCTATTAGCCAGTTTAGGTGCGTGAATTCCGCCTTCGCCTACTATTGACAGGCTCGGCCAGTGGTTCCTGACTTTCACGAGGCTACCTCTACGTTCACGTACGTTACAACCCGGATATTCGCTCGCCGGCCTTACGCCGACTTTGTAGATGGGCTTCAGAAGGCAACGTTTCCATCACCCCCTGCCATCCAAGCTACATGGCTCCGGCTTTTACCACAACGGGACTTTCACCCGTTAGAAAACAGTACCCTTCCCTGGGCACGCCAATAGATTAGGTTTTACCCCAAATGTCTGATTTCATAACCCCATATATTCACTGCATCGAATTATACATTTTCTAAATTTTTTAATGCATCTTCTATTGAAACTTTTGCACTCTCTGCGTGTTTTTTAATTTCTTCGTAATAGGTATCCGCCTTACCTGTGCCTGAGTTTGAAAGTGCAAATTGTGCCTGACTATTTACCTTGTTTATATTTACATACGCCAGACAAATGGCATCAAACTTAGTTTTATCAATCTTAACTATTTCATATTTAAAACTATCCCACAAACTATTAGATAGTTGAATATAGAAAATACTACGATTGTCACCAGAAGTAATCTTTACTTCCTTTGTATCCTCACAATAAGCATCTAATATGGATTTATTCTCTTTTAATTCTGTTTTTATTGCAGATATACTATTTTGAAATGTTTTTTCTTGTTCAGCTTTACTCTCTAATTTGATGGAATAATAAATAGCTACCAATGTAATGCCACCGCCAATTAAAGCACTAATAATTGGTATTATGATGTTTTTAGACCAGTTCCATAAATCATATTTACCTGAGTATATATATGAAAGATATGATAAAAAACCTAAAATTAAAAGCGCGAAAATGGAAATTATTATGCATACTTTAGGTATATTTTTCATAATATGAACGGCTTGTGCCATGGCCTCCAGAGAGTTTCTTTTATAGTTTTTAAACATTGCGTAGACGACAAGGAGAAACATTGCAAATTGTTTTTTAGTAAAACATGATGCAAAATGTTCAAGAAATTTATTTAATAACGATATGTTTGTTCTGAAAATACTCAAATCCTTTGCTCCGGCAATTGATTGTGTAAGAAATTTACAAGTGCAATTAATACCGGAAGTAAAGGCTAAAATCAAAAGTAAATATTTGTCGCAAAGCATTGATAAGTCATAAGTTGTGGCCGACTCTACTTACAACTCAGAAATATTTTTCCAGACGTATTCTTTAACAAAGTAATGTTATTAACTTTCCTTGCAATCTGGCGGTTTGGATAACGCCTATATTGGCTGTAAAAACTTGAATATACGGCTAGAATGCCAGCTTTCCGGCAATCTGTAGGGGCGTATTGCAATACGCCCCCTGCTTTCAGTCGATTAAAATATACCCTTCCTGATTAAATATTTCAAGCCTTCCCTTATTTTTCTTGACAGCCTATCTCATGAGTGAAATAATCACTTACCCCACCAAACTAAGATAATTATTTATGGAGGATAAAGCACATAATAATGAACTTTTTAACGAAAATCTTTCATGTAATCACAATATTATGACAAATAAGATTATAGGGCAGGTAGAAAATGCCTTTATAAAAATAGGCTATAGCAAAAATCTGATACAGAAGGATTATAAATACGTTGATTTATTTTCCTCATGTACGCCTATTCGTACGGTAAATTATGCGCTATTTGGCCAGGAACCTTTTGATTACCGTTCTGCCTGCTTTGGTATCCAAATAGCAGCACCCAATCGTTCTACAGATGATGTAGCAAATGAATTAAAATCGCTTGGAGCGCCTCAGATTTTTATCATTAACAACGGCAAAACTGAACGATGGGCTATAACGGAAAGTGAACCTCTTCTTAAAGATAAGTATGAAACTGCCTGCCTGCCTAATGTCATTGCACAAAACTTGAGAGACTGGGAACCCCAAGCTATCATACGGGCAAAATCGGGATTTGCCCGACCGGGGCCCCGTCAGTTAGATTTTGTTGATATCGGATTACTTCCTGCCATAGACTACAAAGCTTCTCAAAAAATAGACCACTTGCTTCGGGCTGTACTTAATTATGCTGAAGAAGACTTTCATGAACGAGATTTACTATTTGATGCACCTGCGGTTTTTCAAGTTGTCTTTAGTCTTTTGGCTGCAAAAGTACTCAAAGATCGCAATATCTGCAATGCGAAAGGGATTGATTTTTCTATTCCACAAACGGCATTGCAGGCAATATATGAACATTACGGTTTTTCTTTAACTACACCGGCTTCAAAAATTCCAGAACTAACTCTTGAGTCAATATCACAAAAAATTGGGAAGATTTTCCCGCTGAATAATATATCAGTAGATACTCTTACATACATTTATGAAAATACATTTGTCTCTCAAAAAAGCCGTCAAGAACTTGGAATTCATAGTACCCCATCTTATGTTGCTGATTACATTCTTTCGCAAATTCCGATAGAGGATTTACAAAGAGAACAGTGGCACGTCACAGATCCTATGTGTGGGCATGGTATTTTTCTTATTGCAGCAATGAGAAGAATGAAAAGCCTATTGCCAGGAGATTGGGACAGTAAACAACGGCATACATTTTTCATTAAACATTTACATGGAATAGAGATTGACCCATTTTCCGTTGAAGTAGCCCGTATGTGCCTCATGTTAGCTGATTTTCCCGAATCAAATAGCTGGGATTTACAAAGACAAGATATATTTGCCGATAATATCCTCGAAAATAGTATGGCGAAAACTATGATACTTGTAGGCAACCCACCTTTTGAAAACATCAAGGGCAAAAGACCTGAAACCCCAAAACCAGCTGAGCTTTTACACAGAACGCTTCCGATTTTACCAAACAATGCATTAATTGGTTTGGTTTTACCACGTAGTTTTTTAGATGGTTCTGACTATAAAAACGAACGAACTGCCTTGCTCAGTAACTTTAAAATAATTTCCGTTACGTGTCTTCCTGACCGTGTCTTTTTATATTCTGATATGGAAACTACAGTTATTGTTGCCAGAAAACAGCAGGCACGAAAAAACTGGAATATGTTGTATAGAGAAGTTAGGGACAGCGAACGAGATGACTTT from Candidatus Kuenenia stuttgartiensis carries:
- a CDS encoding zeta toxin family protein translates to MVKKKNIVIIAGPNGAGKTTFAKEFLPNEAGCPIFVNADLIAAGLSPFFPEHAAFRAGRLMYEEIKTHLLRNDGFAFETTLSGKIYAQMIPEWQKRGYTVKLIFLSLHDVKIAIERVKGRVLQGGHNVPEEIIRRRFGKGWFNFYHIYKQLVDTWILYDNSGRTPKLLEEGEKR
- a CDS encoding ISAzo13 family transposase, producing MVKLLEELMEGDTAGDPMGKGKIWTRRSTRTLKKECGDRGVSVCATTVSRLLKDMDYSLRVNRKTIAETRHPDRNRQFEIINETKKYFEDSGQPIISVDSKKKELIGNFRNEGKAWTKIVNEVLAHDFRSQAIGVGCPFGIYELLTNLGTVIVGTSYDTPEFAVESIKIWLDEFGWKRYPCAKELLILCDAGGSNGFRPRLWKYALYQNICKVYGLSIRICHYPSGASKWNPVEHRLFSFISKNWEGNPLRSYDVMLSLIAGTTTTAGLLVQTILNEKEYQKGIKITDDQMKEININKHSVLPDWNYTISLN
- a CDS encoding HsdM family class I SAM-dependent methyltransferase encodes the protein MEDKAHNNELFNENLSCNHNIMTNKIIGQVENAFIKIGYSKNLIQKDYKYVDLFSSCTPIRTVNYALFGQEPFDYRSACFGIQIAAPNRSTDDVANELKSLGAPQIFIINNGKTERWAITESEPLLKDKYETACLPNVIAQNLRDWEPQAIIRAKSGFARPGPRQLDFVDIGLLPAIDYKASQKIDHLLRAVLNYAEEDFHERDLLFDAPAVFQVVFSLLAAKVLKDRNICNAKGIDFSIPQTALQAIYEHYGFSLTTPASKIPELTLESISQKIGKIFPLNNISVDTLTYIYENTFVSQKSRQELGIHSTPSYVADYILSQIPIEDLQREQWHVTDPMCGHGIFLIAAMRRMKSLLPGDWDSKQRHTFFIKHLHGIEIDPFSVEVARMCLMLADFPESNSWDLQRQDIFADNILENSMAKTMILVGNPPFENIKGKRPETPKPAELLHRTLPILPNNALIGLVLPRSFLDGSDYKNERTALLSNFKIISVTCLPDRVFLYSDMETTVIVARKQQARKNWNMLYREVRDSERDDFQIRHGVTWEDNVPQSYLKDKMQGRLVVPLLREIWERLEGYTRFGEIVDISIGVQYKPNLGKERLCEIIRDVPFPGSKPGISKVTKGFMQFIAEDTVYMSTDKQYRRFETSTAWELPWDKPKVIVPASRMSRGPWRYAAALDKNGCIVSRRFYSIWPKSKTFDVAMLATLLNSPIAVAFIYAHSFQKDIPKRVYTDIPIPEISIDTKQIIDYLVNHYLKVLRKDETEAKKTLLQIDAEILKLYKLPPRLERQLLDIFWGHQRPVPFEFKGYISPEINAWIPLHIYISEQFNNATPDKIMERIPLIRDTEFINYLKKLGTEE